Proteins from one Cryptomeria japonica chromosome 4, Sugi_1.0, whole genome shotgun sequence genomic window:
- the LOC131031401 gene encoding uncharacterized protein LOC131031401, with the protein MTEEGEGHEGGECILRRSRSVAAVPPVGHGPSGGCGPHSGATHCGGRGPPGGHGPHSGTARCGGHGPPGGRGPHSGATHCGGCGPLGGTAHCGGRGPPSGRGLQGLATPFLP; encoded by the coding sequence ATGACAGAGGAAGGTGAAGGGCATGAGGGGGGGGAGTGTATCCTCAGAAGGTCGAGGTCGGTAGCCGCGGTGCCACCAGTGGGTCACGGTCCATCTGGTGGCTGCGGCCCACATAGTGGCGCGACCCACTGTGGAGGTCGCGGACCACCTGGTGGCCATGGCCCACACAGTGGCACGGCCCGCTGTGGAGGTCATGGACCACCTGGTGGCCGCGGCCCACATAGTGGCGCGACCCACTGTGGGGGTTGTGGTCCACTCGGTGGCACGGCCCACTGTGGAGGTCGTGGACCACCCAGTGGCCGCGGCCTGCAGGGTTTGGCTACCCCATTTCTGCCATAA